One genomic segment of Paenibacillus sp. FSL H8-0332 includes these proteins:
- a CDS encoding RNA 2'-phosphotransferase, whose product MDYAKLSKEVSYALRHAPWEYELELDEQGWVDIEQLLHSLHQDKKWESVGAEDLDKMIAASDKERHELAEGRIRALYGHSVPQKIIKQNETPPPILYHGTARQWVETILHEGLKPMKRQYVHFSVDTDTAKLVGGRKDSSPVILTIDAGRAAQEGIMFYHGNHNIWLADYIPPEFITDL is encoded by the coding sequence ATGGATTATGCAAAGCTCAGCAAAGAGGTCTCCTACGCCCTGCGTCACGCACCGTGGGAATATGAACTGGAGTTGGATGAACAAGGATGGGTGGATATTGAACAACTGCTCCACTCGCTGCATCAGGACAAGAAGTGGGAATCGGTTGGTGCAGAGGATCTGGACAAGATGATCGCAGCATCGGATAAGGAGCGGCATGAGCTTGCGGAGGGCAGAATAAGGGCGTTGTATGGTCACTCTGTCCCGCAAAAAATAATCAAGCAAAATGAAACTCCGCCCCCCATTCTGTACCACGGTACAGCCAGGCAATGGGTGGAGACGATTCTGCATGAAGGCCTGAAACCGATGAAGAGGCAGTATGTTCATTTCTCGGTGGATACGGATACAGCCAAGCTGGTGGGAGGACGCAAGGACTCAAGCCCTGTGATTTTAACCATCGATGCCGGGCGGGCCGCACAGGAAGGAATCATGTTCTACCACGGAAATCATAATATTTGGCTCGCGGACTATATTCCGCCCGAATTCATTACTGACTTGTAG
- the sigF gene encoding RNA polymerase sporulation sigma factor SigF produces the protein MEAESKKAPPTYLDDAEVKRLIALSQAGDHTARDTLVNCNIRLVWSVVQRFMNRGYEPDDLFQIGCIGLLKSVDKFDLSYEVKFSTYAVPMIIGEIQRFLRDDGTLKVSRSLKEMANKVRKMKDEMSKTLDRLPTIGEVAEALGVTPEEIVFAQEANKPPTSIHETVFENDGDPITLIDQIADESQERWFDKLALNEAIGALTERERLIVYLRYYRDQTQSEVASRLGISQVQVSRLEKKILANIREQIAQ, from the coding sequence ATGGAAGCAGAGTCGAAAAAAGCTCCGCCGACCTATTTGGACGATGCGGAGGTCAAACGTCTAATCGCGCTCAGTCAAGCCGGGGACCATACGGCCCGCGACACGCTGGTCAACTGCAATATCCGTCTCGTCTGGTCGGTGGTGCAGCGGTTTATGAACCGCGGGTATGAACCGGATGATTTGTTCCAGATCGGCTGTATCGGGCTGCTGAAGTCCGTTGATAAATTCGACCTCAGCTATGAGGTCAAGTTCTCCACCTATGCGGTGCCGATGATTATCGGCGAGATTCAGCGGTTCCTCCGCGATGACGGTACGCTCAAGGTCAGCCGCTCGCTGAAGGAAATGGCCAACAAGGTGCGTAAGATGAAGGATGAGATGTCCAAAACGCTCGACCGCCTCCCGACCATCGGTGAAGTGGCCGAAGCGCTGGGCGTCACACCCGAAGAAATCGTCTTCGCCCAGGAGGCCAACAAGCCGCCGACTTCGATCCACGAGACCGTCTTCGAGAACGATGGCGATCCGATCACGCTGATCGACCAGATCGCCGACGAGTCGCAGGAGCGCTGGTTCGACAAGCTGGCCTTGAACGAGGCCATCGGTGCTCTAACCGAGCGCGAGCGTCTGATCGTGTATCTGCGTTATTACCGCGATCAGACCCAGTCCGAAGTCGCCAGCCGCCTCGGCATCTCGCAGGTGCAGGTGTCGCGGCTGGAGAAGAAGATCCTCGCGAACATCCGCGAGCAGATTGCGCAGTAA
- the spoIIAB gene encoding anti-sigma F factor has protein sequence MTSSEARNFMSVQFAALSENESFARVVVAAFVSRLDPTMEELNDLKTVVSEAVTNCIIHGYDSDSTGIVSISASLDNETVHLTIEDKGRGIEDLELAQQPLYTSKPELERSGMGFTIMENFMDHFEVTSEPGRGTSISMKKTIVSKKALYN, from the coding sequence ATGACTAGTAGCGAAGCTCGTAACTTCATGAGTGTCCAGTTTGCCGCGCTGTCGGAAAATGAATCGTTTGCGCGTGTCGTGGTAGCCGCCTTTGTCTCCCGGCTCGACCCGACGATGGAGGAGCTGAATGACCTGAAGACGGTAGTCTCGGAGGCCGTCACCAACTGTATTATCCACGGGTACGACAGCGATTCCACAGGCATTGTCAGCATATCCGCTTCGCTCGACAATGAGACCGTGCATCTGACGATTGAGGATAAGGGCCGGGGCATTGAGGATCTGGAGCTGGCCCAGCAGCCGCTATATACCTCGAAGCCGGAGCTGGAGCGGTCGGGTATGGGCTTCACCATTATGGAGAATTTCATGGATCATTTCGAGGTAACCAGTGAACCGGGACGCGGAACCTCAATCTCCATGAAGAAAACCATCGTCTCGAAAAAAGCTTTATACAATTAG
- the spoIIAA gene encoding anti-sigma F factor antagonist, whose protein sequence is MNSHVEMEHHRGVLIVRLSGELDHHAADYVRMDMDEAIMRGQVEHLILSLKELQFMDSSGLGVILGRYKLIRSKGGKMAVCDATAPVKRLLEMSGLFKIMPLYDDESAALSDLEVAL, encoded by the coding sequence ATGAATTCTCATGTGGAGATGGAGCATCACCGGGGTGTGCTGATTGTCCGGTTGTCCGGGGAACTGGATCATCACGCAGCCGATTATGTACGTATGGATATGGATGAAGCGATTATGCGGGGTCAGGTGGAGCATCTGATCCTCAGCCTGAAGGAGCTGCAGTTCATGGACAGCTCGGGCCTCGGAGTCATTCTGGGAAGGTACAAGCTGATCCGCAGCAAAGGCGGCAAGATGGCAGTCTGCGATGCCACAGCGCCCGTGAAGCGCCTGCTGGAAATGTCAGGCCTGTTCAAAATCATGCCCCTATATGACGACGAGAGCGCCGCACTCTCGGATTTGGAGGTTGCGTTATGA
- a CDS encoding D-alanyl-D-alanine carboxypeptidase family protein: MRKIRYVTLMLCIAVSVLGGATGAWAEEKAKGTANSGNAGGAAAELAPGARSAILMDASTGTVIYEKNSHDKLPPASITKIMTMLLTVEALDEGKLQLTDKVRTSEYAASMGGSQIFLEPGEEMTVDDMLKGIAMASGNDASVAMAEKIAGSESAFVDLMNQKAQDLGLKDTHFANCNGLPAANHYSSAHDIAVISRELLKHEQIIKYTGSYQDYLRKDSTKPFWLVNTNKLVRFYTGADGLKTGYTSEAKFCLSATAARDGLRAVAVVLGEPNTKTRNSEVSAMFDYLFSQYKLHTIHKEGDTIGTVRIEKGVKSQLPLVAKEDYSVLLRKGVTQEGIRHEVVLNEQVKAPVAEGQTVGKLVVYQGTGILKEYELKAGESIAKAGWWKLFKRATGAMFTND, encoded by the coding sequence GTGAGGAAAATTCGTTATGTTACGCTTATGCTGTGTATTGCTGTATCGGTTCTGGGAGGCGCTACAGGAGCCTGGGCCGAGGAAAAAGCCAAAGGTACCGCAAATTCCGGCAATGCCGGAGGGGCGGCTGCGGAGCTGGCGCCGGGGGCGCGTTCTGCCATTCTCATGGATGCCAGCACGGGCACGGTCATCTACGAGAAGAACAGCCATGATAAACTTCCGCCGGCCAGTATTACCAAGATTATGACCATGCTGCTGACGGTGGAGGCGCTGGACGAGGGCAAACTGCAGCTGACCGACAAGGTGCGGACCAGCGAGTATGCGGCATCGATGGGCGGTTCGCAGATTTTTCTGGAGCCGGGTGAGGAAATGACGGTGGACGATATGCTGAAGGGCATCGCGATGGCCTCCGGCAATGATGCTTCCGTAGCCATGGCGGAGAAAATCGCCGGCTCGGAGAGCGCCTTCGTCGATCTGATGAACCAGAAGGCGCAGGACCTGGGCCTGAAGGATACTCATTTCGCCAACTGTAACGGCTTGCCGGCTGCGAATCATTATTCCTCTGCGCATGACATTGCCGTCATTAGCCGGGAGCTGCTGAAGCATGAGCAGATTATCAAATACACCGGCTCTTATCAGGATTACCTGCGCAAGGATTCCACCAAGCCGTTCTGGCTGGTCAACACCAACAAGCTTGTGCGGTTCTACACGGGGGCTGACGGGCTGAAGACGGGATATACGTCCGAAGCGAAGTTCTGCTTGTCCGCGACAGCGGCCAGAGACGGCCTGCGCGCTGTAGCGGTGGTGCTGGGCGAGCCGAACACCAAGACCCGCAACAGCGAGGTCTCGGCGATGTTCGATTACCTCTTTTCCCAATATAAATTGCATACGATTCACAAGGAAGGCGACACCATCGGCACGGTAAGGATTGAGAAGGGCGTGAAGTCGCAGCTGCCGCTGGTGGCGAAGGAAGACTATAGTGTGCTGCTCCGCAAAGGCGTGACCCAGGAGGGTATCCGCCATGAGGTGGTGCTGAATGAGCAGGTGAAGGCTCCGGTGGCCGAAGGCCAGACGGTCGGCAAGCTGGTAGTCTACCAGGGAACCGGTATTCTGAAGGAATATGAGCTGAAGGCAGGAGAGAGTATCGCCAAGGCAGGCTGGTGGAAGCTGTTCAAGCGGGCAACGGGTGCTATGTTTACGAATGATTAA
- a CDS encoding acyltransferase family protein, with protein sequence MNKPRQLWIDAAKGFSIIFVVMGHSGDAAANHYLSWFRMPLFFMLSGLVFKPVEPGRYLGWAAKRTKGLMTPYFAYGLLIAAVLLLFNFSVRGFAENIARLLYGGLSLTGPYGVFWFITCLLFTQLLFGYIVRYSRRTQFLLIASAYLLSHLISLTALRNFNLPWNADVSLLAITYYAIGFYGKQVIPALIRRYSALPVLLPLSGLVLLLERRGIIQYSLNMKYKEYTSLLLDLAVPLLISLTICAAVYRLSKLVPLDWMGSLGRNSIAIMYLHLPLNYSLKYLLGADYGLIPFTLLGVGVPLLVAIWAVRSPVLSRLYLGHKGGSRPAVNYSNAR encoded by the coding sequence GTGAACAAACCACGACAATTATGGATTGATGCCGCCAAGGGATTCAGTATTATATTTGTAGTAATGGGCCACTCCGGCGATGCGGCAGCGAATCATTATCTGTCCTGGTTCCGGATGCCTTTGTTCTTCATGCTTAGCGGACTTGTATTTAAGCCGGTTGAACCCGGGCGGTATTTGGGCTGGGCGGCCAAACGGACCAAGGGGCTGATGACTCCCTATTTTGCCTACGGACTCCTGATTGCGGCAGTGCTGCTGCTGTTCAACTTCAGTGTGCGAGGGTTCGCCGAGAATATAGCGAGATTGCTCTACGGGGGATTGTCGCTCACGGGCCCTTACGGGGTGTTCTGGTTCATCACCTGCCTGCTGTTCACCCAGCTGCTCTTCGGATACATTGTCCGTTATTCCCGCCGCACGCAATTTCTCCTGATCGCTTCTGCTTATCTCCTGTCACATCTCATCTCCCTGACCGCGCTCAGGAACTTCAATCTTCCCTGGAATGCAGATGTGTCCCTGCTCGCCATTACTTATTATGCGATCGGATTCTACGGCAAACAGGTGATCCCTGCGCTGATCCGCCGCTATTCGGCGCTCCCGGTGCTGCTCCCGTTAAGCGGACTGGTGCTGCTGTTGGAGCGGAGGGGAATCATTCAATACAGCCTGAATATGAAATACAAGGAGTATACTTCGCTGCTGCTCGATCTGGCCGTGCCGCTGCTCATCTCATTGACTATCTGCGCCGCTGTCTACCGTCTCTCGAAGCTTGTTCCGCTGGACTGGATGGGCAGCCTGGGGCGCAACTCTATTGCGATCATGTACCTCCATCTGCCGCTGAATTACAGCCTGAAATATCTGCTTGGTGCGGATTACGGGCTGATTCCTTTTACGCTGCTCGGGGTGGGCGTGCCGCTGCTCGTGGCCATTTGGGCTGTACGCTCTCCGGTACTCTCCAGACTCTATCTCGGGCATAAGGGCGGGAGCCGTCCCGCAGTGAATTATAGTAACGCACGTTAA
- a CDS encoding dipeptide ABC transporter ATP-binding protein codes for MTTLLEVRNLKKHYPIRKGFFSKQVGAVKAVDGITLSVEQGETLAVVGESGCGKSTTGRAILRLIEPTEGEIIFGGTDVRSLNTEQLRRFRTDMQMVFQDPYASLDPRWTVQRILEEPLRTHGSAPAGELRSRVEQLMEVVGLSPYQAHRFPHEFSGGQRQRIGIARALALNPKFIVCDEPVSALDVSIQAQVLNLMQDLQEQYGLTYMFISHDLSVVKFISDRVAVMYLGRIVELAPTKALFAKPLHPYTQALMSAVPVPNPGAKKQRIVLTGDVPNPETPPTGCAFHPRCPHAMDRCKSEAPVLRELDSGHQAACHLY; via the coding sequence ATGACCACATTACTGGAAGTCCGTAATCTGAAGAAACATTATCCGATCCGCAAAGGTTTCTTCTCTAAGCAGGTCGGCGCAGTCAAAGCCGTTGACGGCATTACCTTATCCGTTGAGCAGGGAGAGACGCTGGCTGTGGTCGGAGAATCCGGCTGCGGGAAATCGACCACCGGACGGGCCATTCTGCGGCTGATTGAGCCGACAGAAGGCGAGATTATATTCGGCGGCACCGATGTGCGCAGCCTGAATACCGAGCAGCTCCGCAGGTTCCGTACCGATATGCAAATGGTGTTCCAGGACCCTTACGCTTCGCTCGACCCCCGCTGGACCGTCCAGCGCATCCTGGAGGAACCGCTCCGTACCCACGGATCGGCTCCCGCCGGTGAGCTGCGAAGCAGGGTCGAACAGCTAATGGAGGTGGTGGGTCTGTCCCCCTATCAGGCCCACCGTTTTCCCCATGAATTCTCCGGCGGCCAGCGGCAGCGGATCGGGATTGCCCGTGCGCTTGCGCTGAATCCGAAGTTCATAGTCTGCGATGAGCCGGTATCAGCCCTGGATGTCTCCATCCAGGCCCAGGTGCTGAATCTGATGCAGGATCTGCAGGAGCAATACGGCCTTACTTATATGTTCATTTCGCATGACCTGTCGGTCGTGAAGTTCATCAGCGACCGGGTGGCCGTCATGTACCTGGGGCGGATTGTCGAGCTTGCGCCAACGAAGGCGCTCTTCGCGAAGCCGCTGCATCCGTATACCCAGGCGCTGATGTCTGCCGTTCCAGTGCCGAATCCGGGAGCGAAGAAGCAGCGTATCGTCCTGACCGGGGATGTTCCGAACCCGGAGACACCGCCCACGGGTTGTGCCTTTCACCCCCGTTGTCCGCATGCGATGGACCGCTGCAAGTCGGAAGCGCCGGTGCTGCGGGAGCTGGATTCAGGCCATCAGGCGGCCTGTCATTTATATTAA
- a CDS encoding ABC transporter ATP-binding protein → MTELLEVSGLCTEFQTAAGTIRAVDGISLSVRKGETLGIVGESGCGKSITSLSIMQLLPKRISRIASGHIRFEGKDMLEMSVKEVRSIRGNRIAMIFQEPMTSLNPVFKIGRQISESARYHLKLSKKEAAERAVEMLRKVGIPRPEKIAQQYAHQLSGGMRQRVMIAMAMVCSPQLLIADEPTTALDVTIQAQILDLMRDLQKNEGMSILMITHDLGVVAEMCDRVVIMYAGQIVEETDVATLYNQPLHPYTQGLLASLPQLAGDEDRLSSIPGQVPNPANLPPGCRFAPRCPVAVDRCREQLPELLEVQPGHTCRCILQQEGVL, encoded by the coding sequence ATGACAGAACTGCTGGAAGTATCAGGGCTATGCACCGAATTTCAGACAGCGGCGGGTACGATCCGTGCGGTGGACGGCATCAGTCTGTCAGTGCGCAAGGGAGAGACGCTGGGCATTGTAGGTGAATCCGGCTGCGGCAAAAGCATTACCTCACTCTCCATCATGCAGCTGCTGCCCAAACGGATCAGCCGGATTGCTTCCGGCCACATCCGCTTTGAGGGCAAGGATATGCTGGAGATGTCGGTAAAAGAGGTACGGAGCATCCGGGGGAACCGGATTGCGATGATTTTTCAGGAGCCGATGACCTCGCTAAATCCGGTGTTTAAGATCGGGCGCCAGATCTCTGAATCCGCCCGTTACCATCTGAAACTGAGCAAGAAGGAAGCGGCTGAGCGGGCGGTGGAAATGCTGCGCAAGGTGGGGATTCCCCGCCCGGAAAAGATTGCCCAGCAGTATGCCCATCAGCTCTCCGGCGGGATGCGGCAGCGGGTGATGATTGCGATGGCGATGGTCTGTAGTCCCCAATTGCTCATTGCCGATGAGCCGACGACAGCGCTGGATGTGACGATTCAGGCGCAGATCCTCGATCTGATGCGGGATCTGCAAAAGAATGAAGGCATGTCGATTCTGATGATCACGCATGATCTGGGCGTCGTTGCCGAGATGTGCGACCGGGTCGTCATCATGTATGCGGGTCAGATTGTCGAGGAGACGGATGTGGCTACCCTGTATAACCAGCCGCTGCACCCGTATACTCAAGGGCTGCTGGCTTCGCTGCCCCAGCTGGCGGGGGATGAGGACCGCCTCAGCTCGATCCCGGGCCAGGTGCCGAATCCGGCGAACCTGCCGCCCGGCTGCCGGTTCGCGCCGCGTTGTCCGGTAGCGGTGGACCGCTGCCGGGAGCAGCTCCCGGAGCTGCTTGAGGTGCAGCCGGGCCACACATGCCGCTGTATCCTGCAGCAGGAGGGGGTTCTATGA
- a CDS encoding ArgE/DapE family deacylase: protein MTDWKSKVLEAIDAGQEELLALCSQLIRYPSENPPGDSREISAYIIGYLKEAGIDTAIYPATETMFNLVSTLGAGAEERTGKKLIYCGHTDVVPAGDRSRWDFDPFCGDIVDGYLLGRGASDMKAGLAGLIYVTALLSKLGVPLKGDLSLLIVPDEETGGHLGVPWVLERGLITGTAAVIAEPSGPLNPTIGQKGSCWFEFTVEGTPGHGSLSPVVGDSAIVKAAKGIEALQRLWDIKVDIPEEVQDIIRISQDYVKGSEEEDSLAYQVFDHVTVNIGTIQGGTKVNVVADRCTIQVDSRVPFGVDYRDVLDRARSLLLEAGIESEVKGFGFQGNANWTSNEEPVVKDLVESICEVSGEEAYGVLQWASSDARHFRTHNIPVLQYGPAELSTIHNFNEKAPVWQIIQCAKVYALTALKYLGVEDRES from the coding sequence ATGACGGACTGGAAAAGCAAGGTGCTGGAGGCCATTGATGCCGGGCAGGAGGAACTGCTTGCGCTCTGCTCTCAGCTGATCCGTTACCCTTCGGAGAATCCGCCGGGCGATTCACGGGAGATCAGCGCTTATATTATTGGTTATCTGAAGGAAGCCGGTATCGATACCGCGATCTATCCGGCCACCGAAACGATGTTCAATCTGGTGTCCACACTGGGCGCAGGAGCGGAGGAGCGCACCGGCAAAAAGCTGATTTACTGCGGACATACCGATGTCGTTCCGGCGGGAGACCGCTCGCGCTGGGATTTCGATCCGTTCTGCGGCGATATCGTGGACGGCTATCTGCTGGGCAGAGGGGCTTCGGATATGAAAGCGGGTCTGGCCGGATTAATCTACGTCACTGCGCTGCTGTCCAAGCTGGGCGTTCCGCTAAAAGGGGATCTCTCCCTGCTGATCGTGCCCGATGAAGAGACCGGCGGTCATCTCGGGGTTCCCTGGGTGCTGGAGCGCGGCCTCATCACTGGAACCGCCGCTGTGATTGCCGAGCCTTCCGGCCCGCTGAACCCGACCATTGGGCAGAAGGGGAGCTGCTGGTTTGAATTCACCGTGGAAGGTACGCCGGGGCACGGCAGCCTGTCTCCAGTGGTTGGAGACAGCGCCATAGTCAAGGCGGCCAAAGGCATTGAAGCCTTGCAGCGGTTATGGGATATTAAAGTGGATATTCCCGAGGAAGTCCAGGACATTATCCGCATCTCGCAGGATTATGTGAAGGGAAGCGAAGAAGAAGATTCACTCGCTTATCAGGTATTCGACCATGTGACGGTCAACATTGGAACGATCCAGGGCGGAACCAAGGTGAACGTGGTGGCTGATCGCTGCACGATTCAGGTCGATTCCCGCGTACCATTCGGGGTAGATTACCGCGATGTGCTGGACCGTGCCCGCTCCCTGCTGCTTGAGGCAGGCATTGAATCGGAAGTGAAGGGCTTCGGCTTCCAGGGGAATGCCAACTGGACCTCCAATGAGGAACCGGTGGTCAAGGACCTGGTTGAGAGTATCTGTGAGGTGAGCGGGGAAGAAGCCTACGGTGTGCTGCAATGGGCCTCCAGCGACGCGCGCCATTTCCGGACGCATAACATTCCGGTGCTGCAATACGGCCCGGCCGAGCTGTCAACCATTCATAATTTCAATGAGAAAGCGCCCGTCTGGCAGATCATCCAATGTGCGAAGGTGTATGCTTTGACGGCACTTAAATATCTGGGCGTGGAAGATAGAGAGAGTTGA
- a CDS encoding ABC transporter substrate-binding protein, giving the protein MKKVKLLSTLVAFSIMLAGCASSANPQTPAATSAGTDTAATAAPIKKNLTVAYSEGGTTLDPAEANDLTSDTLVLAAYDQLVTYGIKTENGASIANTEDIKPMLAESWEVNADNTVYTFKLKSGVSFQSGNPVDAEAVAYSFDRVAKSSSGSFLYGMASIKTVTVKDASTVEVTLTGANHNFLQILAMYTFSIVDKKAVEAQGADYLKTNAAGSGPFKLEKWDPATEAVFTANDSYWQGAPSLGKVTLKFTKEASNRVLLLGKGDVDMAIEIPPKDVSTLESNSALTVASNASNRILFFAMNNKVKPFDNVKVRQAINYAIPYDQLLSGVMYGQAKQMKSAVASNTPGFTDAGYVYEYNLDKAKALLKEAGYEKGFNFDFTLGSGFDDWEDDAVLIQAELAKIGVNMKINKLARAQFLEQQKTNNLTSYISKWTSFVNDPGYHLGFLLYGKGSSNYINYQNAEVDKLWEQANLETDTAKRTELYKQAQEIITTEAPWAYLYEYNRIVGMSNKISGYAFYPDEVIRFYPLSITE; this is encoded by the coding sequence ATGAAAAAAGTTAAACTGTTGTCCACACTCGTCGCTTTTTCAATCATGCTTGCCGGATGCGCCAGCAGCGCCAATCCGCAGACCCCTGCTGCCACTTCGGCAGGAACAGATACCGCAGCAACGGCTGCTCCAATCAAGAAGAACCTGACGGTGGCCTATTCCGAGGGCGGCACCACGCTCGACCCGGCGGAAGCTAATGATCTGACCTCCGATACGCTTGTGCTGGCCGCCTATGATCAGCTGGTCACCTACGGCATCAAGACCGAGAATGGCGCCAGCATCGCCAATACCGAAGACATCAAGCCCATGCTTGCAGAGAGCTGGGAAGTGAATGCTGACAACACGGTGTATACGTTCAAGCTGAAATCCGGCGTGAGCTTCCAGAGCGGCAATCCGGTGGATGCCGAGGCGGTGGCGTACTCTTTTGACCGCGTGGCGAAATCAAGCTCCGGCAGCTTCCTGTACGGAATGGCCTCGATCAAGACTGTTACGGTAAAAGACGCCTCGACGGTTGAAGTTACTCTGACGGGTGCCAATCATAATTTCCTGCAGATTCTGGCAATGTACACCTTCTCCATCGTGGACAAGAAGGCTGTAGAAGCACAGGGTGCTGACTACCTCAAGACGAATGCCGCCGGCTCCGGACCGTTCAAGCTAGAGAAGTGGGACCCGGCTACCGAAGCTGTTTTTACAGCTAATGACAGCTACTGGCAGGGTGCGCCAAGCCTCGGCAAGGTAACCCTGAAGTTCACGAAGGAAGCCTCGAACCGCGTGCTGCTGCTGGGTAAGGGCGATGTAGACATGGCGATTGAGATTCCTCCGAAGGATGTATCCACGCTGGAGAGCAATTCTGCGCTGACCGTCGCTTCCAATGCGAGCAACCGGATTCTGTTCTTCGCCATGAACAACAAAGTTAAGCCATTCGATAATGTAAAAGTCCGGCAGGCGATCAACTATGCCATTCCTTACGATCAGCTGCTGAGCGGGGTGATGTACGGCCAGGCCAAGCAGATGAAGAGTGCGGTAGCCAGCAACACGCCGGGCTTCACCGATGCAGGCTATGTGTATGAGTACAATCTGGACAAGGCCAAGGCACTGCTGAAGGAAGCAGGCTATGAGAAGGGCTTTAACTTCGACTTCACACTGGGCTCCGGCTTCGATGACTGGGAGGATGATGCGGTCCTGATCCAGGCCGAACTGGCCAAAATCGGAGTCAACATGAAGATCAACAAGCTGGCCCGCGCCCAGTTCCTGGAGCAGCAGAAGACCAATAATCTGACCTCTTATATCTCCAAATGGACTTCATTCGTCAATGATCCCGGCTACCACCTCGGCTTCCTGTTGTACGGCAAGGGATCTTCCAACTACATCAACTACCAGAATGCTGAAGTAGACAAGCTGTGGGAGCAGGCGAACCTGGAGACAGATACAGCGAAGCGCACAGAGCTCTACAAGCAGGCTCAGGAGATCATCACGACGGAAGCACCTTGGGCGTATCTCTACGAATATAACCGCATTGTAGGGATGAGCAACAAGATTAGCGGCTATGCCTTCTACCCGGATGAAGTGATCCGTTTCTATCCGCTGTCGATTACAGAATAA
- a CDS encoding ABC transporter permease yields the protein MLLHNRLAAIGLTFILIWTVIAIFAPWLAPHDPFVTDMASKLQPPSGSHWFGTDNFGRDILSRVLYGARISIWTGLIAVSISFLIGMPLGGIAAYYGGRTGTIIMRVMDVLLSFPSLVLSMAIAASIGAGLSSAMIAVGIVGIPEFARLMFGQTVSLREKEYIEASRAIGVKDRVILYRHILPNALAPLMVQATLGMGFAILTASSLSFLGLGVRPPIAEWGAMISEGREYIISGQWWLVTFPGLGIATSILGFNLLGDGFRDVLDPRLRSGK from the coding sequence CTGCTGCTGCACAACCGCCTGGCGGCCATCGGGCTGACCTTCATCCTGATCTGGACCGTGATAGCCATCTTCGCCCCCTGGCTGGCTCCACATGATCCGTTCGTCACGGATATGGCGAGCAAGCTGCAGCCGCCCTCCGGCAGCCACTGGTTCGGAACCGACAACTTCGGCCGGGATATTCTTAGCCGGGTGCTGTACGGCGCACGGATCAGCATCTGGACCGGCCTGATCGCGGTCTCGATCTCCTTCCTGATCGGGATGCCGCTGGGCGGGATTGCCGCTTACTACGGCGGCCGGACCGGAACCATCATCATGCGGGTCATGGATGTATTGTTGTCCTTCCCGTCGCTGGTACTGTCGATGGCGATTGCCGCATCGATCGGCGCCGGACTCAGCAGCGCGATGATCGCCGTCGGCATTGTCGGCATTCCCGAATTCGCCCGGCTGATGTTCGGCCAGACGGTCTCGCTGCGGGAGAAGGAGTATATCGAAGCCAGCCGGGCCATTGGTGTGAAGGATAGAGTTATTCTCTACCGTCACATTCTGCCGAATGCCCTGGCTCCGCTAATGGTGCAGGCTACGCTCGGGATGGGCTTCGCCATCCTGACCGCATCCAGTCTCAGCTTCCTGGGGCTGGGGGTCAGACCCCCGATTGCCGAATGGGGCGCGATGATCTCTGAAGGCCGGGAATATATCATTTCCGGGCAATGGTGGCTGGTTACTTTTCCAGGCCTCGGCATTGCCACCTCCATCTTAGGCTTCAACTTACTCGGAGACGGCTTCCGGGATGTGCTTGACCCGCGGTTACGCTCGGGGAAATGA